Below is a genomic region from Candidatus Poribacteria bacterium.
AACGTTCGCCACGAATGTTGATGAGTTGACCGCCTTCACCACGAACTGCTTCTGAGATTAAAAAATTGGGAGCACCATCTAAGTAGAGTGTTGTTGGATGAAACTGGACGAATTCCATATCAACCATTTCACATCCAGCGCGCCACGCTGCAGCGAACCCATCGCCGGTTGCCACTTTTGGGTTGGAGGTACACGGGTAAACGCGTCCAAGTCCTCCCGTTGCAAGAATCGTGGCTTTGGCACGAATAGAAACTACTTGCCCGTCCACAATTGCGGTAACACCGTAGCATGTGACGGTTTCCTGACGCTCTTCAGTGACCTCGGCGTCCGTCAGGAGATCAATGGCGAACGTATTTTGTAGGACATGGATGTTTTCAGTGTTAAGTACACGTTGAATGAGGACATCCGTCGTTTCACGTCCCGTTGCGTCCCCTTTGTGGACAATACGGCGGCGGCTATGCGCTGCTTCTTGTGTAAAACGGGGCAGTGTGCCTTCCCAATCAAAGTTCGCACCCCAGTCAAGCAGTTCAGCGACGCGTGGGATGCCTTCGGATACCATCATCTCAACGGCTTTGACATTACAGAGACCCGCCCCAGCTGCACAGGTATCCTTTATGTGCAAGGCAATCGTGTCATCAAGGTTCATAGCAACTGCGATGCCGCCTTGGGCGTAGTGTGTGTTGCTCTCTGTCAGCGTGGTTTTCGTGATTAAGGTCACACTCGTGTGTTCGCTCGCAGCGAGAGCCGCGCGCAATCCAGCAGCACCGCTACCGACGATGAGAACATCCGTGTCCCAACTTGAATGACTCTCTGGATTTACCGCAGATGTTGGATTTTCCATTTTTTATAATACTGAATCTGGTCACCGTTCCTCTATAGATATGGCTTCCCGTTGGAGAGCTTCAAGGCATTCAGACGGGTGCCTTAGGTGCGAAACTTTCGTTGACCGGCATTACCTTACCAGCACCAATAGCGATAAGGGTGCCATCGCTAAGCGTGATTTCCGCCTTTGCTTCCACTAACCTTTTTGAAACCTTAATACGCTCTGCACATACATGGAGTTTCACACAAGTCGGTGCCGGATTGCGAAAACGGACTTCGAGCTGCGCTGTTACCGCGGGTTGATCAAAGGTGCTTATCCCGACATAGGTAATCGCTTCATCTAATAGCGTGCTGAGGATACCACCGTGGAGAACGTTTGCCCACCCTTGTAAATGCTCAGCGGGTGTACATTCAATATGGACGAATTCGCCTCCATTCTTAATTTCAGGCTTTACCTGAAAGCCGAATGGATTTTTCATACCACAAACAAAGCAGTTGTCATTATTTTCAATTGCCACTCTTTAATTATTCCTTTTCTTAATTATTCCTTGCGGAGGAACAACGAGCGTTTCGACATTGAAGTGCGTTGCTTATATCCGCTCTCCATTTCATTACGAGCTACGGTTTTCTTGATATTTTACTCTTCCGTTCCCGACTCAGTGAGCATTGCGAGGCTTCGCGCTAATTTTTCTTGTTCCGTCAGCAGCCGTTCAAGTAATTCTCTCTTTTGTGCAACGACTTTTTCAGGGGCACGCTGAATAAAATTCGGATTCTCTAAAGTCTTCTGTGCTGCCGCGACATCTTTAACCACCTGCTGATGCCGTTTGCTAAGCCTGGCATGTTCGGCATCCAGATCAATTATATCGGCAAGCGGGATGTAGATAGCAAGATCGCCGATAACGGCTTCTGCCGAAGCACGGGGTTTGGACAGAGATTCAGCGATCGTGATGTCTGCTACGCGTGTGAAGGCTGGTAGGTACTGTGCCAAGTATGCTTCAAGTCGTTCACGCACCTCAACATTTGGTGATTGGATATGCACCTCTACGGATGCACCGATGGGAACATTTAACTCGCCTCGGATACTTCGGATATTTTCGATGACTTCCATAAGTGTCGCCATAGTAGCTTCTGCTGCCGGATTTTCACCTGCTGATTCTGGCCATGAGGAAACTGTTACTGAACCTGTTTCGGTGGATTCGCCTCTGCCACCACCGTGCGGGAGTTGTTGCCAAATCTCCTCGGTCAAGAAAGGCATCAAAGGGTGGAGGAGTCGCATCGTTTGTTCCAAAACATCCGCTGCTACCCAAAGTGCTTCCGGTTGATTCTTTGAGATTCGCTGTTTGGCAAATTCCAGGTACCAATCGCAGAATTCATGCCAAAGGAAGGCATAGAGTGTTTGTGCGGCTTCATGGAAACGAAAGTTTTCAAAGGCATCGGTTGTTGTCGCGATGGTATGGCTAAGACGGCTCCGTATCCAAGCGATTTCTAACGTTTCCTGTTCAGTTTCTACGGCATCCATTTTTAGGGGCACAGGATGTTTTTCCAAGTTCATCAGAATGAATCGGGCTGCGTTCCAAATTTTGTTAGCAAATCGCTTACCTGCCTCAATCTGCGCTTCCGGCAGAGGGACATAAGGGTTTGGGGTGCTCGCATTGACGAGAGCAAAGCGGAAGGCATCCGTTCCGTAGGTGTCAATTGTCCCTAACGGATCAATACTATTTCCCTTCGATTTGCTCATTTTCTGACCCTTTTCATCGGCAATAAGTCCATGCAGGTAAACGGTGCGGAACGGGACTTTGTCCATACACCCTAATCCGAGCATAATCATTCTTGCGACCCAAAAGAAAAGAATGTCCCAACCACTTACAAGGACAGAGGTCGGATAAAAAGTCTTCAGTTCTTCAGTGTTTTCTGGCCATCCCATAGTAGAGAAGGGCCACAACCCAGAACTGAACCATGTGTCCAGAACGTCTTCATCCTGTCGAAAATCGGAGGCACCACATTCGCACTGCTGAGGCGTTTCCATGCCAGCGGTGACTGCTTCGCATGCGTTACAATACCATATTGGAAGCTGATGCCCCCACCAGCGTTGACGTGAGATGGGCCAGGGTTCGATGTTCTCCATCCAATGATAAAAGCGAGCAGTCTCGCGCTCTGGGATAAATTTGACTTCACCTTTTTTTGTTGCTTCTATGGCGCGCTGCGCGAGTGGACGCACATTCATAAACCATTGCAGTGATATAGCAGGCTCAACGACCGTGCCGCATCGATCATGATGTCCAACGGCATGCCGATGCGGGACAATTTTGACGAGATAATCCAAGCTCTGCAGATCTTCGACGACACGTTTGCGGCAATCCCATCGAGATAAGCCGACGTAATTATCGGGTGCGTTTTCGCTTATATATCCATCTCGCGTAAAAACCGTGAGCTGCTCAAGATTGTGCCGTCCGCCGATTTCATAGTCATTGGTATCGTGTGCGGGTGTAACTTTCAAGGCACCCGTTCCGAATTCTGTATCCACATACATGTCGGCGATTATCGGAATTTCTCTGTCGCAGAGTGGTAAGAGAGCTGTTTTTCCGATCAAATGTTGATAACGTTCATCTTCAGGATGTACAGCAACGGCGGTGTCGCCTAACATCGTTTCCGGACGCGTCGTGGCAATTTCAAGCACGACATCACTGTCCTTAACCGGATAGCGGATGTGATAAAAGTTTCCGTCTATGTCAATCGGTTCAACTTCAAGGTTACTTATAACGGTGTTGCAGTGTGGACACCAATTTGCCATATACGTATCGCGATAG
It encodes:
- the nadB gene encoding L-aspartate oxidase, which codes for MENPTSAVNPESHSSWDTDVLIVGSGAAGLRAALAASEHTSVTLITKTTLTESNTHYAQGGIAVAMNLDDTIALHIKDTCAAGAGLCNVKAVEMMVSEGIPRVAELLDWGANFDWEGTLPRFTQEAAHSRRRIVHKGDATGRETTDVLIQRVLNTENIHVLQNTFAIDLLTDAEVTEERQETVTCYGVTAIVDGQVVSIRAKATILATGGLGRVYPCTSNPKVATGDGFAAAWRAGCEMVDMEFVQFHPTTLYLDGAPNFLISEAVRGEGGQLINIRGERFMEKYHEKGELAPRDVVSRAIQIEMELTGFPCVYLDITHKPAEFILERFPTISDTTKHYGLDISVDLIPVRPGAHFMMGGIRTNTDTETNLEALYACGEVACTGVHGANRLASNSLLECLVYGARAGTNAAAFASSQPAHSPDVLHPGNTGTSQVPHVETDLAFIEAVQDAIRETLWENVSIERNGEGLEQTLAELQDLTTNLGNVPATPGPGDIVRIEAVNMLNVALMITESALARTESRGAHYRADFPTQNDNDWHRRILMTRGKLSEVVPLGMAVGS
- a CDS encoding PaaI family thioesterase, with product MAIENNDNCFVCGMKNPFGFQVKPEIKNGGEFVHIECTPAEHLQGWANVLHGGILSTLLDEAITYVGISTFDQPAVTAQLEVRFRNPAPTCVKLHVCAERIKVSKRLVEAKAEITLSDGTLIAIGAGKVMPVNESFAPKAPV
- a CDS encoding valine--tRNA ligase produces the protein MTNLPKIYVPQEIEGKWYQLWQKNDYFHAEATSDKPSYAIVIPPPNITGSLHIGHALDNTLQDCLIRWRRMQGYNALWMPGTDHAGIVTEIIMERKLAEEGTSRTELGREKFIERMWQWKDESAGYIVSQLQQLGCSCDWERERFTLDEGLSKAVRTAFVKLYNQGLIYRDTYMANWCPHCNTVISNLEVEPIDIDGNFYHIRYPVKDSDVVLEIATTRPETMLGDTAVAVHPEDERYQHLIGKTALLPLCDREIPIIADMYVDTEFGTGALKVTPAHDTNDYEIGGRHNLEQLTVFTRDGYISENAPDNYVGLSRWDCRKRVVEDLQSLDYLVKIVPHRHAVGHHDRCGTVVEPAISLQWFMNVRPLAQRAIEATKKGEVKFIPERETARFYHWMENIEPWPISRQRWWGHQLPIWYCNACEAVTAGMETPQQCECGASDFRQDEDVLDTWFSSGLWPFSTMGWPENTEELKTFYPTSVLVSGWDILFFWVARMIMLGLGCMDKVPFRTVYLHGLIADEKGQKMSKSKGNSIDPLGTIDTYGTDAFRFALVNASTPNPYVPLPEAQIEAGKRFANKIWNAARFILMNLEKHPVPLKMDAVETEQETLEIAWIRSRLSHTIATTTDAFENFRFHEAAQTLYAFLWHEFCDWYLEFAKQRISKNQPEALWVAADVLEQTMRLLHPLMPFLTEEIWQQLPHGGGRGESTETGSVTVSSWPESAGENPAAEATMATLMEVIENIRSIRGELNVPIGASVEVHIQSPNVEVRERLEAYLAQYLPAFTRVADITIAESLSKPRASAEAVIGDLAIYIPLADIIDLDAEHARLSKRHQQVVKDVAAAQKTLENPNFIQRAPEKVVAQKRELLERLLTEQEKLARSLAMLTESGTEE